The Diospyros lotus cultivar Yz01 chromosome 15, ASM1463336v1, whole genome shotgun sequence genome has a window encoding:
- the LOC127792362 gene encoding uncharacterized protein LOC127792362 encodes MCTDWLGPLTELAKCAIVPLAKFLAKCCYDLFCYHKVIKELESVASRLKALHVLIQGMVNSEVVNDGGLPVWLVGTKILINELEKIILYSKVESDGKFFLMKCLCTRCCNCGEAQEKMKDAIAKIEKADEFDLRLVGKAQSGGHSKTHKRSRSEVFLGELLHNPPSDDLISDPIPSKKTPKLMAESAASHSLAIIDDQLEMEVQDMIDTRDVRIEEGTRMVSTQFVRRRINITRRSHV; translated from the coding sequence ATGTGTACTGATTGGTTAGGACCCTTAACGGAGTTGGCCAAGTGTGCGATAGTTCCCCTGGCTAAGTTTCTGGCGAAGTGCTGTTATGATCTGTTCTGCTATCATAAAGTTATTAAGGAGCTTGAAAGTGTAGCTAGTCGGCTGAAAGCGCTGCACGTCTTAATCCAAGGTATGGTCAACAGTGAAGTCGTCAACGATGGCGGTCTCCCCGTCTGGCTAGTGGGAACGAAAATTCTCATCAACGAGCTCGAGAAAATAATACTATACAGCAAAGTTGAATCAGACGGGAAGTTCTTCTTGATGAAGTGCCTGTGCACCAGGTGCTGTAATTGTGGAGAAGCTCAAGAAAAGATGAAGGATGCCATTGCTAAGATAGAAAAGGCTGACGAATTTGATCTGAGGCTAGTAGGGAAAGCGCAATCAGGTGGTCATTCCAAGACCCACAAAAGATCTAGGAGTGAAGTTTTTCTGGGGGAGCTCCTCCACAATCCCCCTTCTGATGATCTAATTTCCGACCCCATTCCCTCCAAGAAAACGCCCAAGTTAATGGCTGAATCTGCGGCTTCTCACAGCTTGGCGATCATTGATGATCAGCTGGAAATGGAGGTGCAGGATATGATAGACACTCGGGATGTGCGCATAGAAGAAGGAACCCGGATGGTTTCTACCCAATTCGTCCGGCGGCGGATCAATATTACAAGAAGAAGCCATGTATAA